The Candidatus Koribacter versatilis Ellin345 genome has a segment encoding these proteins:
- a CDS encoding acyltransferase family protein codes for MNNRITQLDGLRAFAFLAVFVHHAFKAPLLWMGVDLFFVMSGFLITRILLGLKEKGKGFFGPFYARRARRILPPYLLFIVFSTIVIPVAWKHIWFYYAFFAANVAEMLGVGGGRALAPLWSLAVEEQFYLVWPFVVLLTSRKNLKRICLVGVFALPIIRALATPYVSFSVIYHMTFFRMDLLMAGSFVGMVWDEDRSKVMSYQRMAGVMTLIVPLAILALARIPSFRTGANSVLFNGVGYSLALVMFTSVLVYSLSIREGMVFRLLTSGLLTYLGRISYMMYLVHATMIVLVEKLALHGHKGLVVESAIALAATVAFASLSWKFVEGPILNAGHVPPKLTNVAAAS; via the coding sequence ATGAACAACAGAATTACTCAATTAGACGGGCTGCGGGCATTCGCTTTTCTCGCCGTATTTGTCCATCACGCATTCAAGGCGCCATTGCTGTGGATGGGGGTCGACCTCTTCTTCGTGATGAGCGGTTTCCTCATCACGCGTATTCTCCTAGGTTTGAAGGAGAAGGGAAAAGGCTTCTTCGGCCCGTTTTACGCTCGTCGCGCCCGACGAATTTTGCCCCCCTACCTCTTGTTTATCGTGTTCAGCACCATCGTCATTCCAGTTGCATGGAAGCACATCTGGTTCTACTACGCTTTCTTCGCGGCAAACGTGGCCGAAATGCTTGGTGTTGGTGGTGGCCGCGCCCTCGCTCCTCTGTGGTCCCTTGCAGTCGAAGAGCAGTTCTACTTGGTGTGGCCGTTCGTTGTGCTCCTAACTTCCCGCAAGAACCTGAAGCGGATCTGCCTTGTCGGCGTCTTCGCGTTGCCGATCATTCGCGCCTTGGCCACTCCTTACGTTTCGTTTTCTGTCATCTACCACATGACGTTTTTCCGAATGGACCTTTTGATGGCAGGAAGTTTCGTCGGAATGGTGTGGGATGAGGACAGGAGCAAAGTAATGTCCTATCAACGGATGGCGGGAGTTATGACCCTCATCGTCCCCCTCGCAATTCTCGCGTTGGCCAGGATCCCAAGTTTTCGCACCGGCGCCAACTCGGTTCTCTTTAACGGAGTCGGCTACAGTCTCGCGTTAGTCATGTTCACGTCCGTCCTGGTGTATTCGTTGAGCATTCGCGAAGGCATGGTTTTTCGGCTGCTCACATCGGGCCTCCTTACCTATCTGGGGAGAATCAGCTACATGATGTATCTCGTTCATGCCACGATGATCGTGCTCGTGGAAAAGCTGGCTCTTCACGGTCACAAAGGACTGGTCGTCGAGAGCGCGATCGCCCTCGCGGCAACCGTTGCGTTCGCGTCACTCTCTTGGAAGTTTGTCGAAGGACCGATTCTCAACGCCGGCCACGTCCCGCCCAAACTTACAAATGTCGCGGCGGCCAGCTAG
- the uvrB gene encoding excinuclease ABC subunit UvrB, with translation MDLKVSSPYKPQGDQARAIEQLTGGIRDGEKHQVLLGVTGSGKTFTMAKIIEQLNRPALILAHNKTLAAQLYHEFKNFFPNNAVEYFVSYYDYYQPEAYIPAGDVYIEKEATVNDELDKLRLAATRSLFERRDVIIVASVSCIYGLGSPEAYYGMLLFLEKGQRIKRDDILKKLVEILYERTNEDFRRGTFRVRGDVIEIFPTYEDTAYRIEMFGDEVESLSQIDPLFGTVKQKYQRLPIYPKTHYVMKPERKNSAVTTILEELGWWENELQKQGRLVESQRIHQRTRFDLEMIKEMGYCHGIENYSRHFTGRLPGEPPPTLLDYMPREFLLFIDESHQTVPQLHGMWHGDRSRKENLIEYGFRLPSALDNRPLTFEEFENRVNQAVYVSATPGPYELTKAAGVVVEQIIRPTGLIDPEVEVRPVKGQIDDLLHEIRKRAEKRERVLVTTLTKRMAEDLSEYYTEVGVRCRYMHSEIETLERIKILRDLRKGEFDVLIGINLLREGLDLPEVSLVAILDADKEGFLRSQGSLIQTMGRCARNLEGRAILYADRMTDSMKKAMDETYRRRAIQEAYNVEHGITPESIVRPVDMALAAIVGADYVDLTAQPDEIPEFKSQEQLDKFVEKLEGEMREAAKRFEFEKAAKLRDQIKELRTKEFMFT, from the coding sequence ATGGATCTCAAGGTAAGCTCCCCGTATAAACCTCAGGGCGACCAAGCCCGTGCGATTGAACAACTGACCGGCGGGATTCGCGACGGCGAAAAGCACCAGGTGCTGCTCGGCGTAACCGGCTCCGGTAAGACCTTCACGATGGCGAAGATCATCGAGCAGCTGAACCGCCCGGCGCTCATCCTGGCGCACAACAAGACGCTGGCGGCGCAGCTTTATCACGAGTTCAAGAACTTCTTCCCGAACAATGCTGTCGAGTACTTCGTCTCGTATTACGACTACTACCAGCCGGAGGCCTACATCCCTGCTGGCGACGTTTATATCGAGAAAGAAGCGACGGTTAACGACGAGCTAGACAAGCTACGGCTCGCAGCGACCCGGTCCTTGTTCGAGCGGCGCGACGTGATCATCGTGGCGAGCGTGAGCTGCATCTACGGCCTTGGTTCGCCGGAAGCGTACTACGGCATGTTGCTCTTCCTCGAGAAGGGCCAGCGCATCAAGCGCGACGACATCCTGAAGAAGCTGGTCGAGATCCTTTATGAGCGCACCAACGAAGATTTCCGGCGCGGAACCTTTCGAGTGCGCGGCGACGTAATCGAGATCTTTCCGACTTACGAAGACACCGCCTATCGCATTGAGATGTTCGGGGACGAAGTCGAGTCGCTCTCGCAGATTGATCCGCTGTTCGGCACGGTAAAACAGAAGTACCAGCGGCTGCCGATTTATCCGAAAACGCACTACGTGATGAAGCCGGAGCGCAAGAATTCGGCGGTTACCACGATTCTTGAAGAACTCGGCTGGTGGGAGAACGAACTGCAGAAGCAGGGACGCCTGGTGGAATCGCAACGCATTCACCAGCGCACGCGCTTCGATCTCGAAATGATCAAGGAGATGGGCTACTGCCACGGCATCGAGAACTACTCGCGGCACTTTACCGGCCGACTACCAGGCGAGCCGCCGCCGACGTTGCTCGACTACATGCCGCGGGAGTTCTTGCTCTTCATTGACGAGTCACACCAGACCGTCCCGCAGCTACATGGCATGTGGCACGGCGACCGTTCACGCAAAGAGAACCTGATCGAGTACGGCTTCCGGCTGCCGAGCGCGTTGGACAATCGTCCGCTGACGTTTGAAGAGTTTGAGAACCGCGTGAACCAGGCGGTGTACGTTTCGGCGACGCCGGGACCGTATGAGCTGACGAAAGCCGCAGGCGTGGTCGTGGAGCAGATTATTCGCCCGACGGGATTGATCGACCCGGAAGTCGAAGTCCGTCCGGTAAAAGGACAGATTGACGACCTGCTGCACGAGATCCGGAAGCGCGCGGAAAAGAGAGAACGCGTGCTGGTGACGACTCTGACCAAGCGCATGGCCGAGGACCTCAGCGAGTACTACACCGAGGTCGGCGTGCGCTGCCGCTACATGCACTCCGAGATTGAAACGCTGGAGCGCATCAAGATCCTGCGTGATCTTCGCAAGGGTGAGTTCGATGTATTGATCGGCATCAATCTGTTGCGCGAAGGGCTCGACTTACCTGAGGTTTCGCTGGTGGCGATTCTGGACGCCGACAAAGAAGGCTTCCTGCGCTCGCAGGGCTCGCTCATCCAGACCATGGGCCGTTGCGCCCGTAATCTCGAAGGGCGCGCGATCCTTTATGCGGACCGCATGACTGACTCGATGAAGAAGGCGATGGACGAGACCTATCGTCGCCGCGCGATTCAGGAGGCTTACAACGTGGAGCACGGCATCACGCCGGAGTCGATCGTTCGCCCAGTAGATATGGCCCTGGCTGCGATCGTGGGCGCGGACTACGTGGATCTCACCGCGCAGCCGGATGAGATACCGGAGTTCAAATCGCAGGAGCAGTTGGATAAGTTCGTGGAGAAACTCGAGGGCGAGATGCGCGAAGCGGCCAAGCGATTTGAGTTCGAGAAGGCGGCGAAGCTGCGCGATCAGATCAAGGAACTACGGACCAAAGAGTTCATGTTCACTTAG
- a CDS encoding alpha-ketoacid dehydrogenase subunit alpha/beta, translated as MATTKAEPKPATASTKAVNKTYEGLTREDLLRAYRLMYLSRRIDDREILLKRQQRVFFQISGAGHEAMLVAAGLLLKPGYDWFFPYYRDRALCLALGMTAEEMLLGAVGAAADPNSGGRQMPSHWGHKGLNIVTGSSPTGSQILHAVGCAEAGRLFNAHPDSAAKAEGDYREFKDVVFHGDEVSYVSCGDGTTSQGEFWEALSSASNNKLPVLFVVEDNGYAISTPVEVNTPGGNISKVVSGFPNFHFEECDGTEVLESYRAFKRAIDYIRAGKGPAFVHGHVIRPYSHSLSDDEKLYRPEAERKDEANRDPITKFYKWLVAESLATDKELKDLQTDVDTEVQDSSDRAVEAPIPALDSYSQHLYSSTLDPASAAFETRPQFPVHVEGETAVAPAKTMADLINACLKDEMKRDPRIVIFGEDVADCSREEYLKQKQVKGKGGVFKLTSGLQMEYGADRVFNSPLAEANIVGRATGMAVRGLKPVVEIQFFDYIWPAMHQLRNELPVVRWRSNGAFSSPAVIRVAIGGYLTGGAIYHSQCGESIFTHTPGMRVIFPSNALDANGLLRTAIRCDDPVLFLEHKRLYRETFGRSPYPGPDYMVPFGKAKIVKAGHDITVVTYGAVVPRALQAAQKIERENGVSVELIDLRTLNPYDFEAIAESIHKTNRVIVAHEDTLSWGYGAEIAARIADELFDELDAPVKRVAAKDTFVAYQPALEDVILPQSDDLFAAMLEMSKY; from the coding sequence ATGGCAACGACGAAGGCTGAGCCGAAGCCGGCGACTGCGAGCACGAAAGCCGTGAACAAGACTTACGAAGGGCTGACCCGCGAGGACCTGCTTCGCGCCTATCGGCTCATGTACCTCTCGCGCCGCATTGACGACCGCGAGATCCTGCTCAAGCGCCAGCAGCGGGTGTTCTTCCAGATCTCCGGCGCCGGCCACGAGGCGATGCTTGTCGCCGCGGGCCTCCTTCTCAAACCGGGCTATGACTGGTTCTTCCCCTACTACCGCGATCGCGCGCTCTGCCTCGCGCTCGGTATGACTGCCGAAGAGATGTTGCTCGGCGCCGTCGGCGCAGCTGCCGATCCCAACTCCGGCGGACGCCAGATGCCTTCGCACTGGGGACACAAAGGCCTGAACATCGTCACTGGATCTTCGCCGACCGGATCGCAAATTCTGCATGCGGTCGGCTGCGCTGAAGCCGGGCGATTGTTCAATGCGCACCCGGATTCCGCTGCGAAGGCCGAAGGCGATTACCGCGAATTCAAAGACGTCGTCTTCCATGGCGACGAAGTCAGCTACGTCTCCTGTGGCGATGGAACCACCAGCCAGGGCGAGTTCTGGGAAGCCCTGAGTTCGGCCTCGAACAACAAGCTGCCGGTGCTCTTCGTCGTAGAAGACAACGGCTACGCCATCTCAACGCCCGTCGAAGTGAATACTCCGGGCGGCAACATCAGCAAGGTCGTCTCCGGCTTCCCGAACTTCCACTTTGAAGAATGCGACGGCACCGAGGTTCTCGAGAGTTATCGGGCGTTCAAGCGTGCTATCGACTACATCCGCGCCGGCAAAGGCCCCGCGTTCGTTCACGGCCACGTAATTCGTCCGTACTCGCACTCTCTGTCAGACGACGAAAAACTCTATCGCCCGGAAGCCGAGCGCAAAGACGAAGCCAATCGCGACCCGATCACCAAGTTCTACAAGTGGCTCGTCGCCGAAAGCCTGGCGACCGACAAGGAATTAAAAGACCTGCAGACGGACGTCGACACCGAGGTCCAGGACTCATCCGATCGCGCCGTCGAAGCGCCCATTCCCGCACTCGACAGCTACTCTCAGCATCTGTACTCGTCCACGCTCGACCCGGCATCGGCGGCGTTTGAAACGCGCCCTCAGTTCCCGGTCCACGTCGAGGGCGAAACTGCGGTCGCGCCCGCCAAGACCATGGCCGACCTCATCAATGCCTGCCTGAAGGACGAGATGAAGCGCGACCCGCGCATCGTGATCTTCGGCGAAGACGTTGCCGATTGCAGTCGCGAAGAATATTTGAAGCAGAAGCAGGTGAAAGGGAAGGGCGGCGTCTTCAAGCTAACTTCCGGCTTGCAGATGGAGTATGGCGCCGACCGCGTCTTCAATTCACCGCTTGCGGAAGCCAACATCGTTGGCCGCGCGACAGGCATGGCCGTTCGCGGATTGAAGCCTGTGGTCGAGATCCAGTTCTTCGATTACATCTGGCCCGCAATGCACCAGCTTCGCAACGAGCTCCCGGTTGTCCGCTGGCGCTCGAATGGCGCGTTCTCATCGCCGGCTGTAATACGTGTGGCCATCGGCGGTTATCTCACCGGAGGCGCGATCTATCACTCGCAGTGCGGCGAGAGCATCTTCACGCACACGCCAGGCATGCGCGTGATCTTCCCATCCAACGCGCTTGACGCCAACGGCCTGCTGCGCACTGCCATTCGTTGCGATGATCCTGTGCTCTTCCTCGAGCACAAGCGGCTCTATCGCGAAACGTTTGGCCGCTCGCCTTATCCGGGACCGGATTACATGGTCCCGTTCGGCAAGGCGAAGATCGTCAAAGCCGGACACGACATCACCGTCGTGACCTATGGTGCGGTCGTTCCGCGCGCGTTGCAGGCGGCGCAGAAGATCGAGCGCGAAAACGGTGTCAGTGTGGAACTCATCGATCTGCGAACGCTCAATCCGTACGACTTCGAAGCGATCGCGGAATCAATCCACAAGACAAACCGCGTGATCGTTGCGCACGAAGATACGCTGAGCTGGGGCTACGGCGCGGAGATCGCGGCCCGCATCGCCGACGAACTCTTCGACGAACTCGACGCGCCCGTCAAGCGTGTCGCCGCAAAAGATACGTTCGTTGCCTATCAGCCTGCATTGGAAGACGTCATCCTTCCGCAGTCAGATGACCTCTTCGCAGCGATGCTGGAGATGAGCAAGTACTAG
- a CDS encoding RNA polymerase sigma factor, with product MTASQVLDKTRLSEWSDQEIIERVLAGDSPAYELLMRRYNQRLYRLIRSVLRDDAEAEDVMQEAYLRAFRNLSQYEGRSTFSTWIGHIAVNEALARLSKASRLEYKDLNDPAATPDIADVAPTPEAQSASGETQRLLERAIMTLPLRYRSVLMMHDVEDMTTADTAAMLELTEATVRVRLHRARALVRRKLFALVGATSTSAFQIQAPRCDRVVANVLRRIAE from the coding sequence ATGACTGCTTCCCAAGTATTGGACAAAACTCGGCTGTCGGAATGGTCCGACCAGGAGATCATTGAGCGGGTTCTGGCCGGCGATTCCCCGGCCTATGAACTGCTGATGCGTCGCTACAATCAGCGACTATACCGGCTGATCCGCTCAGTGCTCCGCGACGACGCCGAGGCGGAAGACGTAATGCAGGAGGCATACCTCAGGGCCTTTCGCAATCTGAGTCAGTACGAAGGTCGAAGCACGTTTTCCACCTGGATCGGACACATCGCCGTGAATGAAGCCTTGGCGCGCCTCTCCAAAGCCAGCCGCTTGGAATACAAGGACCTCAACGATCCCGCGGCTACCCCTGACATCGCCGACGTGGCTCCGACTCCCGAAGCACAGAGCGCTTCTGGCGAAACTCAGCGCCTGCTCGAGCGCGCCATTATGACGCTGCCGCTGCGCTATCGCAGCGTGCTCATGATGCACGATGTGGAAGACATGACGACCGCCGATACCGCCGCCATGCTCGAACTTACCGAAGCGACGGTGCGCGTCCGGCTGCATCGCGCTCGCGCGCTGGTCCGCAGAAAACTCTTCGCACTGGTTGGAGCCACGAGCACATCAGCATTCCAGATCCAGGCCCCGCGCTGCGACCGGGTCGTCGCCAACGTTCTGCGACGCATCGCTGAGTGA
- a CDS encoding HAD family hydrolase: protein MIHTNRSIPVAQIKLVLWDLDGTLVNSELDLAHAINAMLRQFHRQELPVETIGTYIGDGAPMLVRRALGDPNDEGFVKEALEYFLLYYREHKLDNTYVYDGIIPALHAIGINGRKQAVLTNKPVRPSRDIVAGLGLSEFFAQVYGGNSFDTKKPDPLGAKALMHEFGCTPEETVMVGDSQIDSLTAHNAGMWSVGVTYGFAPEGFKHAPPDVLVDTPAELAQVLGG from the coding sequence ATGATTCATACGAACCGCTCTATTCCTGTTGCCCAGATCAAGCTTGTGCTCTGGGACCTTGACGGCACGTTGGTAAATTCTGAACTCGACCTTGCACATGCCATTAACGCCATGCTGCGGCAGTTTCATCGGCAGGAGCTGCCGGTGGAGACCATCGGGACCTATATCGGCGATGGTGCGCCGATGCTGGTGCGTCGGGCGCTTGGCGATCCCAACGACGAGGGCTTCGTAAAAGAGGCGCTCGAATATTTCCTGCTTTATTACCGCGAACACAAGCTGGACAACACCTATGTGTACGACGGAATCATTCCTGCGCTGCACGCGATCGGGATCAACGGACGCAAGCAGGCGGTGTTAACGAATAAACCGGTGCGGCCATCACGCGACATTGTCGCCGGCCTTGGACTGAGCGAATTCTTTGCACAGGTGTATGGCGGCAACAGCTTCGATACCAAGAAGCCCGATCCACTCGGTGCCAAGGCACTGATGCACGAATTTGGCTGTACGCCAGAAGAGACGGTGATGGTCGGAGATTCGCAGATTGATAGCCTGACCGCGCACAACGCGGGGATGTGGAGCGTCGGCGTCACCTACGGATTCGCACCGGAAGGCTTTAAGCATGCCCCGCCGGATGTTCTTGTGGATACGCCCGCGGAGTTGGCGCAGGTGCTGGGGGGCTAG
- a CDS encoding saccharopine dehydrogenase family protein has protein sequence MKLLVIGAGMMGSAAAYDMARQPQVSEVTLADSDARRVAEAVERINNLTDNKKVEGASVDAADLEKVAQLMKGHDGVLSAVPYFFNLGLAKTAIESKCHFADLGGNNVVVRQTLELAQEAKKNGVGLAPDCGLSPGMASILGGELLRRVGGRADSLKVYVGGLPQNPKAPFNYQLVFSVEGLINEYCEPARILRDGELTMIDPLSEIEEFNIEGWPALEAFHTSGGTSTMPETFGKNVGECFEKTIRYKGHCAMIRSLYDFGFFSSEKRKIGQHEITPRQMTTSLFLEKFVDDASEATILRVEAHQNGEVASFTLIDKTDPETKLTSMMRTTAWPASIVLQMMASGEITKRGDVLQERDVPAEKFLDEMAQRGLPIAYEVAVAQPEECEVGA, from the coding sequence ATGAAGTTACTGGTAATTGGGGCTGGAATGATGGGCTCGGCTGCTGCGTACGACATGGCGCGACAGCCGCAGGTATCCGAGGTGACGCTGGCCGATTCCGATGCCAGGCGCGTCGCAGAGGCGGTAGAGCGCATCAACAACCTTACGGATAACAAGAAGGTGGAGGGCGCTTCTGTTGATGCTGCCGACCTGGAGAAGGTCGCGCAACTGATGAAGGGCCATGACGGCGTTTTGTCGGCGGTTCCCTACTTCTTCAATCTCGGGCTGGCTAAGACGGCGATCGAGAGCAAGTGTCATTTTGCCGATCTTGGTGGAAACAACGTTGTGGTTCGCCAGACGCTTGAGCTGGCACAGGAAGCGAAGAAGAACGGCGTTGGCCTTGCGCCGGATTGCGGGCTCTCGCCCGGCATGGCTTCCATCCTGGGTGGCGAATTGCTGCGTCGCGTTGGTGGCAGGGCCGATTCGTTGAAGGTTTACGTCGGCGGATTGCCGCAGAATCCGAAGGCCCCGTTTAACTATCAGCTCGTGTTTTCCGTGGAAGGCCTGATTAACGAATACTGCGAACCGGCGCGAATCCTGCGCGACGGTGAGCTCACCATGATCGATCCGCTGAGCGAAATCGAAGAGTTCAATATCGAGGGATGGCCGGCGCTGGAAGCGTTTCACACCTCGGGCGGCACCTCCACCATGCCGGAGACCTTCGGCAAGAACGTGGGCGAATGCTTCGAAAAGACGATCCGCTACAAGGGCCACTGCGCAATGATTCGCAGCCTTTATGACTTCGGGTTCTTCTCCAGCGAAAAGCGCAAGATCGGGCAGCACGAAATCACTCCGCGCCAAATGACTACGAGCCTCTTCCTGGAGAAGTTCGTGGACGATGCGTCGGAGGCCACGATCCTGCGCGTCGAGGCGCATCAAAACGGTGAGGTCGCTTCGTTCACCTTAATTGACAAGACCGATCCCGAGACGAAACTGACCTCGATGATGCGCACCACCGCGTGGCCCGCTTCGATCGTTCTGCAGATGATGGCAAGCGGCGAGATCACTAAGCGTGGCGACGTCCTGCAGGAACGCGATGTTCCCGCCGAAAAGTTCCTCGACGAGATGGCGCAGCGCGGCCTGCCGATCGCGTACGAAGTGGCAGTCGCACAACCTGAGGAATGCGAGGTCGGAGCGTAA
- a CDS encoding SDR family oxidoreductase — protein sequence MRVLIIGGTRNLGPSIISALVTAGHQVTIFHRGRTLYDLPREVEVLNGDRAQRADCERSFGGRDFDAVIDTTLYNGRDAAIATEIFEGHVCQYIFISTGQVYLVRTGPQRPFRETDYDGPLMPEPPKDHHQDHDNWVYGIEKREAEDILAEVHAKHAFPYVSLRLPMVNSERDHYHRLQNYLLRMWDGSPLLIPDEPGLPVRHVYGQDVVRAIELCLANRETIGRAYNIGQDETLSLREFLDLTAEIAHSKPQIAAFPRPLLDSARLLPACSPFSGPWMSSLDNAHSKQELGMTYTPLRAYLAKLVEYFREHREPAPPGFEEHRNRELAFAQHHGA from the coding sequence ATGCGCGTCCTCATCATCGGCGGCACTCGCAACCTCGGGCCCTCCATCATCTCTGCCCTCGTCACCGCGGGCCACCAGGTCACCATCTTCCATCGCGGCCGAACTCTTTACGACCTCCCTCGCGAAGTCGAAGTCCTGAACGGCGACCGCGCCCAGCGGGCCGATTGCGAGCGCAGTTTCGGAGGCCGCGACTTCGACGCCGTCATCGACACCACGCTTTACAACGGCCGCGACGCCGCGATCGCCACTGAAATCTTCGAAGGCCACGTCTGCCAATACATTTTCATATCAACAGGACAGGTCTATCTCGTCCGCACCGGCCCGCAGCGTCCATTCCGCGAAACCGACTACGACGGCCCGCTCATGCCGGAGCCGCCGAAAGACCATCATCAAGATCACGACAACTGGGTCTACGGCATCGAGAAGCGAGAGGCCGAAGACATCCTCGCCGAGGTCCACGCGAAGCACGCTTTCCCATATGTCTCGCTCCGCCTGCCGATGGTCAACAGCGAGCGCGACCACTACCATCGCCTGCAGAACTACCTCCTTCGCATGTGGGATGGCAGCCCGCTGCTCATTCCCGACGAGCCCGGCCTTCCGGTTCGACACGTTTACGGCCAGGACGTTGTTCGCGCCATCGAACTCTGTTTGGCGAATCGCGAAACCATCGGTCGCGCCTACAACATCGGCCAGGACGAAACGCTTTCCCTCCGCGAGTTCCTCGATCTCACAGCCGAGATCGCACATTCCAAGCCCCAGATCGCCGCCTTCCCGCGCCCGTTGCTCGATTCCGCGCGCCTGCTGCCGGCATGTTCGCCCTTCAGCGGTCCTTGGATGTCGAGTCTCGACAACGCGCACAGCAAGCAGGAACTCGGGATGACGTACACCCCGCTTCGTGCCTATCTCGCCAAGCTGGTCGAGTATTTCCGCGAGCACCGCGAGCCGGCGCCGCCTGGCTTCGAAGAGCATCGCAACCGGGAACTTGCTTTTGCACAGCATCATGGAGCCTAG
- a CDS encoding DoxX family protein, with protein sequence MGFLNRLQPLGLLALRVVLGLIMAVHGWQKIHGGMSHHVEMVAHLGMPGWLAYLSIAAEFLGGILLIVGFGTRIAALLVMVDMLVAMVKVHIHNGLAGQGGYQNVLAFAAMAFCLILTGAGAISVDWLMGNRGK encoded by the coding sequence GTGGGATTCCTAAATCGATTACAACCGTTGGGATTGCTCGCGCTGCGAGTTGTGCTCGGCCTGATCATGGCGGTGCACGGCTGGCAAAAGATCCATGGAGGCATGAGTCACCACGTCGAGATGGTGGCTCATCTCGGAATGCCGGGATGGCTGGCGTATCTCTCGATAGCGGCTGAATTCCTCGGCGGCATCCTGCTGATCGTGGGCTTTGGCACGCGGATCGCCGCGCTGCTCGTGATGGTGGACATGCTGGTGGCGATGGTCAAAGTGCATATCCACAACGGCTTGGCTGGCCAGGGCGGATACCAAAATGTGCTCGCGTTTGCCGCGATGGCGTTCTGCCTGATCCTCACGGGCGCGGGTGCGATTTCAGTGGATTGGCTAATGGGCAACCGCGGTAAGTAA
- a CDS encoding DUF2231 domain-containing protein: protein MFARRTWRIGSPLLFLFVLIAATLPLFGEIPAQTTVTMREMRFSPAKLEINTGETVTWMNEDIFSHTVTADDGSFDSGLIAPGSTWQHSFANAGSVGYHCRPHPNMAATVLVSIAAAQDQTSASLKWAPPTAPQQFHPILVNFTAALLPLAFLSDLLGRMFRRPTLHQAGWWMTLYAAVITPLTALAGWWWKRSAGADLPPHLVMVHAWLGSFAAFAFIGLAAWRWRAQKLGDPPSTAYLTCAFVLVLALVYQGSLGGRMLFGK, encoded by the coding sequence ATGTTCGCCCGACGCACTTGGCGGATTGGGTCGCCGCTCTTGTTTCTCTTCGTCTTGATTGCGGCGACCCTGCCGCTGTTTGGAGAAATCCCGGCACAGACCACCGTGACCATGCGGGAGATGCGATTTTCCCCGGCGAAACTCGAGATCAACACCGGCGAAACGGTTACGTGGATGAACGAAGACATTTTTTCCCACACCGTGACCGCCGATGATGGCAGCTTCGATTCAGGATTGATCGCACCCGGCTCCACTTGGCAGCATTCGTTCGCCAATGCAGGGTCGGTTGGGTATCACTGTCGTCCACATCCCAATATGGCGGCAACGGTGCTCGTTTCGATCGCTGCCGCGCAGGATCAAACAAGCGCATCTCTGAAATGGGCGCCGCCGACGGCGCCGCAACAGTTCCATCCGATCCTGGTGAATTTTACCGCAGCGTTGCTGCCGCTCGCATTCCTCAGCGATCTGTTGGGACGCATGTTTCGCCGCCCAACTTTGCATCAAGCAGGCTGGTGGATGACGCTCTACGCCGCCGTAATTACGCCACTCACCGCACTCGCAGGATGGTGGTGGAAGCGCAGTGCCGGAGCGGATCTTCCACCGCACCTGGTCATGGTTCATGCCTGGCTCGGTTCGTTCGCCGCGTTCGCGTTCATCGGTTTGGCAGCATGGCGATGGCGGGCTCAGAAACTCGGAGACCCCCCGAGCACGGCCTATCTCACGTGCGCTTTTGTACTGGTACTTGCCTTGGTGTACCAGGGATCTCTTGGCGGCAGGATGCTTTTCGGAAAATGA
- a CDS encoding DUF4142 domain-containing protein gives MRSSLFVSALAVATVLTLAPRGLHAQAPSDPQIAGVVQTANKIDIDTAHIALQKSKDAQVKEFANQMIADHTSLEKSVADLAKKLNVTPQDSDISKQLKQGAADEAKKLKSLSGKAFDQEYVSHEVAYHQAVIDAATKTLIPNAQNAELKSALQGAAPLLQGHLEHAQHLQQSLQGAQ, from the coding sequence ATGAGGAGTTCCCTGTTTGTCTCAGCACTAGCCGTTGCCACCGTGCTCACCCTTGCACCTCGCGGGCTGCACGCACAGGCCCCGTCAGACCCACAGATCGCAGGCGTGGTGCAGACCGCGAACAAGATCGACATCGACACGGCGCATATTGCGCTGCAGAAGTCGAAGGACGCGCAAGTGAAAGAGTTCGCCAACCAGATGATCGCCGACCATACCAGTCTCGAAAAGTCGGTTGCCGATCTCGCCAAGAAATTGAATGTCACACCGCAGGACAGCGACATCTCGAAGCAGTTGAAGCAAGGCGCGGCCGACGAGGCGAAGAAACTCAAGTCGCTTAGCGGAAAAGCTTTCGATCAGGAATATGTTTCGCACGAAGTTGCCTACCATCAGGCGGTCATCGATGCGGCGACGAAAACGCTGATCCCGAATGCGCAGAATGCGGAGCTGAAATCTGCTCTGCAAGGCGCCGCACCGCTTTTGCAGGGACATCTCGAGCACGCCCAGCACCTACAGCAATCGTTGCAGGGCGCACAGTAA